A stretch of the Procambarus clarkii isolate CNS0578487 chromosome 47, FALCON_Pclarkii_2.0, whole genome shotgun sequence genome encodes the following:
- the LOC138350888 gene encoding myosin light chain kinase, smooth muscle-like — protein sequence MTGNWAPFPTPPSGATASRPSRRPLGHAAPWDTPPPGARRPLGHAAPWDTPPPGARRPWDTPPPGARRPLGHAAPGTRRPLGHAAPWDTPPPGTRRPLGHAALWDTPPPGARRPLGHAAPCAH from the coding sequence aTGACAGGCAACTGGGCGCCCTTCCCAACCCCACCTAGCGGCGCGACGGCCAGTCGTCCCTCACGCCGCCCCCTGGGGCACGCCGCCCCCTGGGACACGCCGCCCCCTGGGGCACGCCGCCCCCTGGGACACGCCGCCCCCTGGGACACGCCGCCCCCTGGGGCACGCCGCCCCTGGGACACGCCGCCCCCTGGGGCACGCCGCCCCCTGGGGCACGCCGCCCCTGGGACACGCCGCCCCCTGGGACACGCCGCCCCCTGGGACACGCCGCCCCCTGGGACACGCCGCCCCCTGGGACACGCCGCCCTCTGGGACACGCCGCCCCCTGGGGCACGCCGCCCCCTGGGACACGCCGCCCCCTGTGCCCACTAA